The following proteins are encoded in a genomic region of Cryptomeria japonica chromosome 11, Sugi_1.0, whole genome shotgun sequence:
- the LOC131063069 gene encoding brassinosteroid-responsive RING protein 1-like → MGFPAGHHGFIMGRLLGCLAFVFSCIDRAICYLVSFLWLSNPLRPERNGQRESQEIPSVLSSPSDGDMVRNKLPVIKFRSFAESCGEIQDDVMCAVCLSSLERDDEIRELCNCSHKFHRDCLDKWIDHHQITYPLCRCPLIEQTEIVHQSQDHSDEDWISFLFEGGDLVNSF, encoded by the coding sequence ATGGGATTTCCTGCAGGCCACCATGGTTTCATTATGGGAAGACTGCTGGGTTGCTTAGCATTTGTGTTTTCTTGTATAGATCGTGCAATCTGctatcttgtttcttttctttggctTAGCAATCCACTACGCCCTGAAAGAAATGGGCAGAGAGAATCTCAAGAAATCCCTTCTGTGCTTTCATCGCCATCAGATGGTGACATGGTTAGAAATAAATTGCCTGTCATCAAATTTCGGAGTTTTGCAGAGAGTTGTGGGGAGATTCAAGACGATGTTATGTGTGCTGTTTGCTTGAGCTCGTTGGAGAGAGATGATGAAATTCGGGAGCTGTGTAATTGCTCTCACAAATTTCATAGGGATTGTTTGGATAAATGGATTGATCACCATCAGATTACATACCCTCTCTGCAGATGTCCTCTGATTGAACAAacagaaatagttcatcaaagccAAGATCACAGTGATGAAGATTGGATCTCATTTCTATTTGAAGGTGGAGATTTGGTCAATTCATTTTAG